In Oscarella lobularis chromosome 18, ooOscLobu1.1, whole genome shotgun sequence, the following proteins share a genomic window:
- the LOC136198149 gene encoding insulin-like growth factor 1 receptor, with translation MLESYLICLGSAEASVLLQYGFINHAILAANPIGQVSSLTKATLVQNRYDLVTGYTFELLQHPQAVIRDVPINKENAVGHGFKEIYVPILRKEFDTGCEGDLQLTTRQDVTNLNTRNCTIIYGSLHINGLEPSSCSNRSSAPLDTIEEIRGCLWIENLSQTYTNFSELLPNLHRVGGNCVSNASYSHTFVIEGSLHLQMFPPQWQIELDNGCFRIQDVDSGNDLHFSELFTGAKTENRSDCVPCQQQSNRFYCPQRSPFSCNESYSVFNASDLMNLEQCVEIGGGLFLSGSWTDDEELEKIFSQLTRIRGYLVIANAIGLRNLSFFKNLVSIGESGLKWNERFSFALYDNRDLVRLWNNVSQISIRHTPVLVHGNPFLCMSDIDDLRPHVFGNESSETVIGGGNSLVGECNWSPEPPGSELKPNLTSVSGETTLELNWTRIYKNAAEYTYLGSELFYAEVNFTGINASTTTCPPSLQDILIRSEMDFQFQRRLVLFADSFRLESLQDKAECSWISWRIASEANYVYPKYVFEILAKSLSKECEKEKENSPRVNSAASAAGICPCSYNNGTTSVDSSTRNAAVQFKYNNGSVETKSFVLNRSGVSEFSLSVLPCYIYYVRAKMQDENSNCSIWSNKLKLLPQICNKNVVVEKMNFTAYRHEYLKPRDLVVISKKLNVSWTDPGSSLCEIFNYTVTFSEKTIIELHSIQLDDFRCNKNQQDYVCRRTASNHSTHQLSFRFKTENRSSLPVGVLGFDCFNQLANISFPVNVSNATVLSRTKPSPKKKSALFGWLSAIAIILIVGVALYVRRMKRMRKNIMESIRADLPEGYFNDANISYEQDEWEIDRKSLRVGGLLGKGAFGQVFEGVLDKGDTAEPVAIKCPNAFSKPFEKVLFLKEASVMKNFVCDYIVRLIGIISEKDPVYVVMELMGNGDLKSYLRSVRPSNDSSLSAISPFPFTEGQILTMAAEIASGMAYLTERKFVHRDLAARNCLVSSSNVVKIGDFGMARDVQLEDYYRKCGRGPMPIRWMAPESLRDGVFTHFSDVWSYGVVLWEIFALGALPYPGLSNEEVVSFVGKGNKLKVDVSQEWPSVLDRIMNQCWECDPLSRPGFVDILLDLPALTGCEVSI, from the exons ATGTTGGAATCTTATCTCATCTG CCTTGGCTCTGCCGAAGCGTCCGTTTTGCTTCAGTATGGTTTTATCAATCATGCCATACTTGCAGCTAATCCAATTGGGCAAGTGAGCAGCCTGACAAAAGCGACTCTCGTTCAAAACAGATATGATCTTGTCACTGGGTATACTTTCGAGTTACTTCAGCATCCACAGGCTGTCATTCGCGATGTGCCAATTAACAAGGAAAATGCGGTTGGTCATGGATTTAAAGAAATCTACGTCCCTATACTACGCAAAGAATTTG ATACTGGCTGCGAAGGCGATCTCCAACTAACGACCCGTCAAGACGTCACGAATCTAAATACAAGGAACTGCACAATAATTTATGGGTCACTTCACATCAACGGTCTAGAGCCGTCCAGCTGTTCCAATAGGAGCAGTGCTCCTCTGGACACCATTGAAGAAATACGTGGGTGTTTGTGGATTGAAAATCTTTCTCAAACTTACACGAACTTCTCCGAACTTCTACCTAATCTCCATCGAGTTGGTGGTAACTGCGTCAGCAACGCAAGTTATAGTCATACTTTTGTCATCGAAGGAAGCCTACATCTCCAAATGTTTCCCCCACAATGGCAAATTGAATTGGACAACGGATGCTTTCGCATTCAAGACGTCGATTCAGGCAATGATCTACATTTCTCAGAGTTGTTTACAGGCGCCAAGACCGAAAATAGGAGCGACTGTGTGCCCTGCCAGCAGCaatcgaatcgtttctaTTGTCCGCAGCGGTCTCCTTTTTCGTGCAACGAATCTTATTCTGTGTTTAACGCGTCCGACTTGATGAATCTTGAGCAGTGTGTCGAGATTGGTGGCGGACTCTTCCTCTCTGGATCGTGGActgatgacgaagaattAGAGAAGATCTTCAGTCAGCTGACGAGAATTCGAGGATATCTAGTCATCGCTAATGCAATTGGATTGAGAAATTTATCATTCTTCAAGAACTTAGTTAGTATTGGTGAAAGCGGGTTGAAATGGAACGAGAG attttcCTTTGCGTTGTATGATAATCGCGATTTAGTGCGTTTGTGGAATAACGTCAGTCAAATTTCGATTCGCCATACACCGGTGTTGGTTCACGGAAACCCTTTTCTCTGTATGTCAGACATCGACGACCTGAGACCACACGTCTTTGGCAATGAAAGTTCAGAAACTGTTATTGGCGGAGGCAACTCACTTGTTGGAGAAT GCAACTGGTCACCTGAGCCACCCGGGTCAGAACTGAAGCCAAATTTAACTTCAGTCAGTGGAGAGACGACCCTGGAACTAAACTGGACGAGAATTTACAAAAACGCGGCAGAATACACTTACCTCGGATCCGAGTTATTCTACGCGGAAGTCAACTTTACCGGAATCAATGCGTCGACGACCACTtgtcctccttctcttcaaGATATTCTGATTAGATCGGAAATGGATTTTCAGTTCCAACGGCGCTTAGTTCTCTTTG CTGATTCCTTTAGGCTTGAATCACTTCAGGATAAAGCAGAATGCTCATGGATTTCCTGGCGCATTGCAAGTGAAGCAAATTACGTTTACCCAAAATACGTATTCGAAATCCTAGCTAAAAGTCTATCTAAAG AAtgcgaaaaggaaaaggagaatagTCCGCGTGTCAACTCCGCGGCTTCGGCAGCAGGAATTTGTCCCTGCTCCTATAATAATGGGACTACTTCAGTGGACAGCAGCACACGAAACGCAGCAGTTCAATTCAAATACAATAACGGCAGCGTTGAGACCAAGTCTTTTGTCTTGAATAGAAGTGGCGTTTCTGAATTTTCCCTTAGTGTATTGCCATGCTATATTTACTATGTCAGG GCAAAAATGCAAGATGAAAATAGCAACTGCAGCATTTGGAGCAACAAGCTGAAATTGTTACCTCAAATTT GTAACAaaaacgttgtcgtcgaaaaaatgaattttacTGCATACCGGCATGAGTATTTGAAACCGAGGGACCTTGTTGTGATTTCGAAAAAG ttgaACGTTAGTTGGACTGATCCTGGCTCCTCTCTCTGTGAAATTTTCAACTATACCGTCACATTCTCTGAGAAAACTATAATTGAACTACATTCGATCCAATTAGATGATTTCCGTTGCAACAAGAATCAGCAGGACTACGTCTGCCGGCGCACAGCGTCAAACCATTCTACTCATCAACTGAGCTTTCGTTTTAAGACGGAAAATCGTTCGTCTCTGCCTGTCGGAGTGCTCGGATTTGATTGTTTCAATCAGCTAGCAAATATTTCATTTCCTGTCAATGTTAGTAACGCAACGGTTCTGTCAAGGACTAAACCGAGCCCAAAAAAGAAGTCCGCCCTTTTCGGGTGGCTTTCCGCTATAGCAATCATACTAATAGTGGGTGTCGCTTTATACGTGCGGCGAATGAAACGAATGCG GAAAAATATTATGGAATCAATTAGGGCTGATTTGCCAGAAGGTTATTTCAATGACGCCAATATTTCGTACGAGCAGGATGAATGGGAAATTGATCGCAAAAGTCTCCGTGTGGGCGGTCTTTTGGGTAAAGGTGCCTTTGGCCAAGTCTTTGAGGGAGTGTTAGATAAAGGTGATACAGCCGAACCAGTGGCGATAAAA TGTCCCAATGCTTTTTCAAAGCCATTTGAGAaagttctttttctaaaagaagcTTCTGTTATGAA GAATTTTGTCTGCGATTATATTGTCCGTTTGATTGGAATTATCTCTGAAAAAGATCCGGTTTACGTTGTCATGGAACTGATGGGCAATGGCGATTTGAAATCGTATCTTCGATCCGTGAGACCGTCG AACGATTCATCACTCTCTGCCATTAGCCCTTTCCCGTTTACCGAAGGCCAGATTCTTACCATGGCTGCAGAAATAGCCTCAGGAATGGCCTACCTAACCGAAAGGAAATTTGTCCACCG AGACTTGGCTGCCAGAAACTGCCTGGTTTCGTCTTCTAATGTGGTCAAGATAggag ATTTTGGAATGGCTCGTGACGTCCAGCTTGAAGACTACTACAGGAAATGCGGCAGAG GTCCTATGCCTATTCGCTGGATGGCACCCGAATCGCTACGTGATGGCGTCTTCACTCACTTCTCCGACGTTTG GTCCTACGGGGTCGTTTTGTGGGAAATTTTCGCACTCGGAGCTCTGCCTTATCCCGGCTTGTCAAACGAGGAGGTTGTCTCCTTTGttggaaaaggaaacaagTTGAAAGTCGACGTGTCGCAGGAATGGCCAAGTGTTCT GGATCGTATTATGAATCAATGCTGGGAATGCGACCCCTTGTCGCGTCCAGGTTTCGTGGACATTCTTCTCGACCTTCCAGCTCTTACCGGTTGTGAAGTTTCAATATGA
- the LOC136197845 gene encoding insulin-like growth factor 1 receptor, with protein MWISAPVLFAVPALLLLCSPLKSQDTGCEGDLQLTTSQEVANLNERNCTIIYGSLHIDGLEPSNCSNRSSAPLNTIEEIRGCLWIENLAQTYTNFFELLPNLHRVGGNCVSSARDNHTFVVEGSPNLQMLPRQWPIQLDNGCFHIQDVYSDNDLDFSKLFTSAKTKNRSDCVPCQQHSNRFYCPQRSPFSCNQSYSVFEASDLMYLDQCVEIGGGLFLSGSWTDDKELEKSFSQLTRIQGYLVIANTIGLRSLSLFKNLVSIGESGLKWNERFSFALYDNRDLMQLWDNVSQISIPHTPVLVHGNPSLCMSDIDDLRRHVFDNESSETVIGGGNSLVGECNWSPRSELKPNLTSVSGETTLELNWTRSYKNETEYTYLGSELFYAAVDFTRIEASTTTCPPSLQDILRRSEMDFQFQRRLVLFGNESKQTLKGLNSGRHYAVYVRSTVLSLTARNPEQVLFDCSNVRIFSTLISTPSNSSRMADSFRLESRQHKANCSWISWRIASGGKDVYPKYVFEILAKSPSKECEAENENTPRVTSTNSAAGICPCSYKGITSVDNSTRNASVQFKYNNGSVETKSFVLNKSGLSEFSLNILPCYIYYVRAKLQNENRTCSIWSNKLKLLPQICNENVVRKMNFTAYAYSKDADPSLISKKVFSKSVFSKKLNVIWTDPGSSLCKIFNYTITFSGKDIFGRHSMQSDDFSCNKNQQSVFCRRTTSSNSTHQLSLYFKTDTPESLPVRVLGFDCFHWGQLANISFDLNATVVNTTVPPSTESRSKSANSNSAFFGGLFTAIAIALIVCVALYVRRMKRMRKNIMESIRAELPEGYFNDANISYEQDEWEIDRKSLRVGDLLGKGAFGQVFEGVLEKGDTSELVAIKCPNANSKPFEKVLFLKEASVMKNFVCDYIVRLVGIISEKDPVYAVMELMGNGDLKSYLRSLRPSNDPSLSAISLFPFTESQILTMAAEIASGMAYLTERKFVHRDLAARNCLVSSSNVVKIGDFGMARDVQLEDYYRKCGRGPMPIRWMAPESLRDGVFTHFSDVWSYGVVLWEIFALGALPYPGLSNEEVVSFVGKGNKLKVDVSQEWPSVLDRIMNQCWECDPLSRPSFVDILLDLPALTGCEVSI; from the exons ATGTGGATTTCTGCTCCTGTGCTTTTCGCGGTTCCCGCTTTGCTGTTACTCTGCAGCCCATTGAAATCCCAAG ATACTGGCTGCGAAGGCGATCTCCAATTGACAACCAGTCAAGAGGTCGCGAATCTAAATGAAAGGAACTGCACAATAATTTATGGGTCACTTCACATCGACGGTCTAGAGCCGTCCAACTGCTCCAATAGGAGCAGTGCTCCTCTGAACACCATCGAAGAAATACGTGGGTGTTTGTGGATTGAAAATCTTGCTCAAACTTACACGAACTTCTTTGAACTTCTACCTAACCTCCATCGAGTTGGTGGTAACTGCGTCAGCAGCGCACGTGATAATCATACTTTTGTCGTCGAAGGAAGCCCAAATCTCCAAATGCTTCCCCGACAATGGCCGATTCAGTTAGACAACGGCTGCTTTCACATCCAAGACGTCTACTCAGACAATGATCTTGATTTTTCGAAGTTGTTTACAAGCGCCAAGACCAAAAATAGGAGCGACTGTGTGCCCTGCCAGCAGcattcgaatcgtttctatTGTCCGCAGCGGTCTCCTTTTTCGTGCAACCAATCTTATTCTGTGTTTGAAGCGTCCGACTTGATGTATCTTGATCAGTGTGTCGAGATTGGTGGCGGACTCTTCCTCTCTGGATCGTGGACTGACGACAAAGAATTAGAGAAGAGCTTCAGTCAGCTGACGAGAATTCAAGGATATCTAGTCATCGCTAATACAATTGGATTGAGAAGTTTATCATTGTTCAAGAACTTAGTTAGTATTGGTGAAAGCGGGTTGAAATGGAACGAGAG attttcCTTTGCATTGTATGATAATCGCGATCTAATGCAGTTGTGGGACAACGTCAGCCAAATTTCGATTCCTCATACGCCGGTATTAGTTCACGGAAACCCTTCTCTCTGTATGTCAGACATCGATGACCTGAGACGACACGTCTTCGACAATGAAAGTTCAGAAACTGTTATTGGCGGAGGCAACTCACTTGTTGGAGAAT GCAACTGGTCACCCAGGTCAGAACTGAAGCCAAATTTAACTTCAGTCAGTGGAGAGACGACGCTGGAACTAAACTGGACAAGAAGTTACAAAAACGAGACAGAATACACTTACCTCGGATCCGAGTTATTCTACGCAGCAGTCGACTTTACCAGaatcgaagcgtcgacgaccaCTTGCCCTCCTTCTCTTCAAGATATTCTGCGAAGATCGGAAATGGATTTTCAGTTCCAACGACGCTTAGTTCTCTTTGGTAACGAGAGCAAACAGACACTAAAGGGGTTGAATTCTGGTCGTCATTATGCCGTCTATGTTCGATCAACCGTTTTATCGCTTACCGCTAGGAACCCTGAGCAGGTACTTTTTGACTGTTCGAACGTCAGAATCTTCTCGACTCTCATTTCTACACCCT CTAATTCCAGTAGGATGGCTGATTCCTTTAGGCTGGAATCACGTCAACATAAAGCAAATTGCTCATGGATTTCCTGGCGCATTGCAAGTGGAGGAAAAGACGTTTACCCAAAATACGTATTCGAAATCCTAGCTAAAAGTCCATCTAAAG AATGCGaagcggaaaacgaaaatacTCCTCGTGTCACCTCCACAAATTCCGCAGCAGGCATTTGTCCCTGCTCCTATAAAGGGATTACTTCAGTGGATAACAGCACACGAAACGCATCAGTTCAATTCAAATACAATAACGGCAGCGTTGAGACCAAGTCTTTTGTCTTGAACAAAAGTGGCCTTTCTGAATTTTCCCTTAATATATTGCCATGCTATATTTACTATGTCAGG GCAAAATTGCAAAATGAGAACAGGACTTGCAGCATTTGGAGCAACAAGCTGAAATTGTTACCTCAAATTT GTAACGAAAACGTTGTcagaaaaatgaattttacTGCATATGCGTATTCGAAAGATGCGGACCCTAGTCTGATTTCGAAAAAGGTTTTTTCGAAAAGTGTTTTTTCGAAAAAG TTGAACGTCATTTGGACTGATCCTGGCTCCTCTCTCTGTAAAATTTTCAACTACACAATCACATTCTCTGGGAAAGATATATTTGGACGACATTCGATGCAATCAGATGATTTCAGTTGCAACAAGAATCAGCAGAGCGTCTTCTGCCGGCGCACAACGTCAAGCAATTCTACTCATCAACTGAGCCTTTATTTTAAGACGGATACGCCAGAGTCTTTGCCTGTGAGAGTGCTCGGATTCGATTGTTTTCATTGGGGACAGCTAGCAAATATTTCATTTGATCTCAATGCAACAGTAGTCAACACAACGGTTCCGCCAAGCACTGAATCGAGATCTAAGTCCGCCAATTCTAATTCCGCCTTTTTCGGAGGTCTGTTCACCGCTATTGCAATCGCACTAATAGTGTGTGTCGCTTTATACGTGCGGCGAATGAAACGAATGCG GAAAAATATCATGGAATCAATTAGGGCTGAATTGCCTGAAGGTTATTTCAATGACGCAAATATTTCGTACGAGCAGGATGAATGGGAGATTGATCGCAAAAGTCTCCGTGTAGGCGATCTTTTGGGTAAAGGTGCCTTTGGCCAAGTCTTTGAGGGAGTCTTAGAAAAAGGCGATACTTCCGAACTCGTTGCGATAAAA TGTCCAAATGCCAATTCAAAGCCATTTGAGAaagttctttttctaaaagaagcTTCTGTTATGAA GAATTTTGTCTGCGATTACATTGTCCGTTTGGTTGGAATTATCTCTGAAAAAGATCCGGTTTACGCTGTCATGGAACTGATGGGCAATGGCGATTTGAAATCGTATCTTCGATCCTTGAGACCGTCG aacgATCCATCACTCTCTGCCATTAGCCTTTTCCCGTTTACCGAAAGTCAGATTCTTACCATGGCTGCAGAAATAGCCTCAGGGATGGCCTACCTAACCGAAAGGAAATTTGTACACCG AGACTTGGCTGCCAGAAACTGCCTGGTTTCGTCTTCTAATGTGGTCAAGATAggag ATTTTGGAATGGCTCGTGACGTCCAGCTTGAAGACTACTACAGGAAATGCGGCAGAG GTCCTATGCCTATTCGCTGGATGGCACCCGAATCGCTACGTGATGGCGTCTTCACTCACTTCTCCGACGTTTG GTCCTACGGGGTCGTTTTGTGGGAAATTTTCGCACTCGGAGCTCTGCCTTATCCCGGCTTGTCAAACGAGGAGGTTGTCTCCTTTGttggaaaaggaaacaagTTGAAAGTCGACGTGTCGCAGGAATGGCCAAGTGTTCT GGATCGTATTATGAATCAATGCTGGGAATGCGACCCCTTGTCGCGTCCAAGTTTCGTGGACATTCTTCTCGACCTTCCAGCCCTTACCGGTTGTGAAGTTTCAATATGA
- the LOC136197847 gene encoding insulin receptor-like, translated as MWISARVLFTVPALLLLCSALKVESQDTGCEVNLQLTTRQDVANLNTRNCTIINGSLHINGLEPSSCSNRSSAPLDTIEEIRGCLWIENLSQTYTNFSELLPNLHRVGGNCVRSARDYHTFVIEGSPYLQMLPRQWPIQLDNGCFHIQDVDSDNDLDFSKLFTCAKTKNRSDCVPCQQHSNRFYCPQRSPFSCNESYSAFNASDLMCLEQCVEIGGGLFLSGSWTDDEELEKIFSQLTRIRGYLVIANTIGLRSLSFFKNLVSIGESGLKWNERFSFALYDNRDLVRLWNNVSQISIRHTPVLVHGNPFLCMSDIDDLRPHVFGNESSETVIGGGNSLFGECNWSPEPPGSELKPNLTSISGETTLELNWTRIYKNATEYTYLGSELFYAEVNFTRINASTTTCPPSLQDILERSEMDFQFQRRLVLFGSESKQTLKGLNFGRHYAVYVRSTVLSLRSSKRLFDCSNVRIFSTLISTRSNSSTDSFRLESLQDKAECSWISWRIASEENYVYPKYVFEILAKSPSKECEKENDTSTPSAAGICPCSYNGITSVDNSTRNASVQFKYNNGSVKIKSFVLNKSGVSEFSLNILPCYIYYVRAKLQYENNTCSNWSKKLKLLPKICNVNIVKKMNFSAYGYLKKKDSTSILKKLNVSWTDPGSSLCGIVDYRVKFSGNISKKSIQPDGFRCDKNRQSFFCRRTMSNTSTHQLSLHFRTDAPLSLIVRVLGSDCSNWEQLANISVFVNATIVDATVQPSTDFKSTLFGGTFAGTIVLIVSVAFYVRRMKKMRKNIMESIRAELPEGYFNDANISYEQDEWEIDRKSLRVGGLLGKGAFGQVFEGVLDKGDTAEPVAIKCPNAFSKPFEKVLFLKEASVMKNFVCDYIVRLIGIISEKDPVYVVMELMGNGDLKSYLRSVRPSNDSSLSAISPFPFTEGQILTMAAEIASGMAYLTERKFVHRDLAARNCLVSSSNVVKIGDFGMARDVQLEDYYRKCGRGPMPIRWMAPESLRDGVFTHFSDVWSYGVVLWEIFALGALPYPGLSNEEVVSFVGKGNKLKVDVSQEWPSVLDRIMNQCWECDPLSRPSFVDILLDLPALTGCEVSI; from the exons ATGTGGATTTCTGCTCGAGTGCTTTTCACGGTTCCCGCTTTACTGTTACTCTGCAGCGCATTGAAAGTTGAATCCCAAG ATACTGGCTGCGAAGTCAATCTCCAATTGACGACCCGTCAAGACGTCGCGAATCTAAATACAAGGAACTGCACAATAATTAATGGGTCACTTCACATCAACGGTCTAGAGCCGTCCAGCTGTTCCAATAGGAGCAGTGCTCCTCTGGACACCATTGAAGAAATACGTGGGTGTTTGTGGATTGAAAATCTTTCTCAAACTTACACGAACTTCTCCGAACTTCTACCTAATCTCCATCGAGTTGGTGGTAACTGCGTCAGAAGCGCACGTGATTATCATACTTTTGTCATCGAAGGAAGCCCATATCTCCAAATGCTTCCCCGACAATGGCCGATTCAGTTGGACAACGGTTGCTTTCACATTCAAGACGTCGACTCAGACAATGATCTAGATTTCTCAAAGTTGTTTACATGCGCCAAGACCAAAAATAGGAGCGACTGTGTGCCCTGCCAGCAGcattcgaatcgtttctatTGTCCGCAGCGGTCTCCTTTTTCGTGCAACGAATCTTATTCGGCGTTTAACGCGTCCGACTTGATGTGTCTTGAACAGTGTGTCGAGATTGGTGGCGGACTCTTCCTCTCTGGATCGTGGActgatgacgaagaattAGAGAAGATCTTCAGTCAGCTGACGAGAATTCGAGGATATCTAGTCATCGCTAATACAATTGGATTGAGAAGTTTATCATTCTTCAAGAACTTAGTTAGTATTGGTGAAAGCGGGTTGAAATGGAACGAGAG attttcCTTTGCGTTGTATGATAATCGCGATTTAGTGCGTTTGTGGAATAACGTCAGTCAAATTTCGATTCGCCATACACCGGTGTTGGTTCACGGAAACCCTTTTCTCTGTATGTCAGACATCGACGACCTGAGACCACACGTCTTTGGCAATGAAAGTTCAGAAACTGTTATTGGCGGAGGCAACTCACTCTTTGGAGAAT GCAACTGGTCACCTGAGCCACCCGGGTCAGAACTGAAGCCAAATTTAACTTCGATCAGTGGAGAGACGACCCTGGAACTAAACTGGACGAGAATTTACAAAAACGCGACAGAATACACTTACCTCGGATCCGAGTTATTCTACGCGGAAGTCAACTTTACCAGAATCAATGCGTCGACGACCACTtgtcctccttctcttcaaGATATTCTGGAAAGATCGGAAATGGATTTTCAGTTCCAACGGCGCTTAGTTCTCTTTGGTAGCGAGAGCAAACAGACACTAAAGGGGTTGAATTTTGGTCGTCATTATGCCGTCTATGTTCGATCAACGGTTTTATCGCTTAGGAGTTCTAAGCGGCTTTTTGACTGTTCGAACGTCAGAATCTTCTCGACTCTCATTTCTACACGCT CTAATTCCAGTACGGATTCCTTTAGGCTGGAATCACTTCAGGATAAAGCAGAATGCTCGTGGATTTCCTGGCGCATTGCAAGTGAAGAAAATTACGTTTACCCAAAATACGTATTCGAAATCCTAGCTAAAAGTCCATCTAAAG AAtgcgaaaaggaaaacgacACCTCTACACCTTCCGCAGCAGGCATTTGTCCCTGCTCCTATAATGGAATTACTTCAGTAGACAACAGCACACGAAACGCATCCGTTCAATTCAAATACAATAACGGCAGCGTTAAGATCAAGTCTTTTGTCTTGAATAAAAGTGGCGTTTCTGAATTTTCCCTAAATATACTGCCATGCTATATTTACTACGTCAGG GCAAAATTGCAATATGAAAATAACACTTGCAGCAATTGGAGCAAAAAGCTAAAATTGTTACCTAAAATTT GTAATGTAAACATtgtcaaaaaaatgaatttttctgCGTATGGgtatttgaaaaaaaaggatTCTACTTCGATTTTGAAAAAG TTGAACGTAAGTTGGACTGATCCAGGCTCGTCTCTCTGTGGCATTGTCGACTACAGAGTCAAATTTTCGGGGAATATATCGAAAAAGTCGATCCAACCAGATGGTTTCCGTTGCGACAAGAATCGTCAGAGCTTCTTCTGTCGGCGCACAATGTCAAACACTTCTACTCATCAACTGAGCCTTCATTTTAGAACGGATGCGCCTTTGTCTTTGATTGTCAGAGTGCTCGGATCGGATTGTTCCAATTGGGAACAGCTAGCAAATATTTCAGTTTTTGTCAATGCAACGATTGTCGACGCAACGGTTCAACCAAGCACTGATTTTAAATCCACCTTGTTCGGAGGTACTTTTGCCGGTACAATCGTACTAATAGTGTCTGTCGCTTTTTACGTGCGGCgaatgaaaaaaatgcg GAAAAATATTATGGAATCAATTAGGGCTGAGTTGCCTGAAGGTTATTTCAATGACGCAAATATTTCGTACGAGCAGGATGAATGGGAAATTGACCGCAAAAGTCTCCGTGTGGGCGGTCTTTTGGGGAAAGGTGCCTTTGGCCAAGTCTTTGAGGGAGTGTTAGATAAAGGTGATACAGCCGAACCCGTTGCGATAAAA TGTCCCAATGCTTTTTCAAAGCCATTTGAGAaagttctttttctaaaagaagcTTCTGTTATGAA GAATTTTGTCTGCGATTATATTGTCCGTTTGATTGGAATTATCTCTGAAAAAGATCCGGTTTACGTTGTCATGGAACTGATGGGCAATGGCGATTTGAAATCGTATCTTCGATCCGTGAGACCGTCG AACGATTCATCACTCTCTGCCATTAGCCCTTTCCCGTTTACCGAAGGCCAGATTCTTACCATGGCTGCAGAAATAGCCTCAGGAATGGCCTACCTAACCGAAAGGAAATTTGTCCACCG AGACTTGGCTGCCAGAAACTGCCTGGTTTCGTCTTCTAATGTGGTTAAGATAggag ATTTTGGAATGGCTCGTGACGTCCAGCTTGAAGACTACTACAGGAAATGCGGCAGAG GTCCTATGCCTATTCGCTGGATGGCACCCGAATCGCTACGTGATGGCGTCTTCACTCACTTCTCCGACGTTTG GTCCTACGGGGTCGTTTTGTGGGAAATTTTCGCACTCGGAGCTCTGCCTTATCCCGGCTTGTCAAACGAGGAGGTTGTCTCCTTTGttggaaaaggaaacaagTTGAAAGTCGACGTGTCGCAGGAATGGCCAAGTGTTCT GGATCGTATTATGAATCAATGCTGGGAATGCGACCCCTTGTCGCGTCCAAGTTTCGTGGACATTCTTCTCGACCTTCCAGCTCTTACCGGTTGTGAAGTTTCAATATGA